A portion of the Archocentrus centrarchus isolate MPI-CPG fArcCen1 chromosome 19, fArcCen1, whole genome shotgun sequence genome contains these proteins:
- the syt5b gene encoding synaptotagmin Vb isoform X1: MRLVSAGVRVRRAAEPSEPESEETTEPAHHEHSHSEHHEHSHTEHHPGHDYNHMKEKFMNELSHLSIPMWAVGAIVVVVLVLVACFIFCVFKKCFGKKKKPKKVRERKAGRRRKEKEGEGEAGEKEGEVKKEGEEEEKEQEKLGKLEFSLDYNFTDAQLIVGILQAQDLAAMDMGGTSDPYVKVFLLPDKKKKYETKVQRKNLCPVFNETFIFKIPYAELGGKTLVLQVFDFDRFSKHDMIGEIKIPMNSVDLGQPMQQWRDLESGEKEEQEKLGDICISLRYVPTAGKLTVNIMEAKNLKKMDVGGLSDPYVKIVLQQNGKRIKKKKTTVKKNTLNPYFNESFSFDVPFEQIQKVQVVITVFDYDKLGSNDPIGKTFMGYGATGVGLRHWSDMLANPRRPVAQWHTLLPEEEVDAALKAKPR; this comes from the exons ATGAGGCTGGTCAGTGCTGGGGTTCGAGTCCGGAGGGCCGCTGAGCCGTCTGAACCAGAATCAGAGGAAACGACGGAGCCTGCTCATCATGAGCACTCGCATTCAGAACACCATGAACACTCACATACAGAACATCACCCTGGGCATGACTACAACCACATGAAGGAAAAGTTCATGAATGAACTGAGTCATCTGTCAA TTCCCATGTGGGCAGTAGGAGCCATTGTTGTGGTGGTTCTGGTTTTGGTGGCATGCTTCATCTTCTGTGTTTTCAAGAAATGCtttggtaaaaagaaaaagccaaagAAAGTGAGGGAGAGGAAGGCAGGACGCCGCAGAAAGGAAAAGGAAGGCGAAGGAGAGGCTGGAGAGAAG GAGGGGGAGGTGAAGAAGGaaggggaagaagaggaaaaagaacaggaaaagtTGGGTAAACTGGAGTTCTCTTTGGACTACAACTTCACAGACGCCCAG CTCATCGTGGGTATCCTTCAGGCTCAGGATCTTGCTGCTATGGACATGGGGGGAACTTCAGACCCTTATGTCAAAGTTTTTCTGTTGccagacaaaaagaagaagtaTGAGACCAAGGTTCAGCGCAAAAACCTCTGCCCCGTTTTCAACGAGACTTTCATCTTCAAG ATTCCATATGCAGAGCTGGGCGGAAAGACTTTGGTGCTGCAGGTTTTTGACTTTGATcgtttctccaagcatgacatgaTTGGTGAAATAAAGATTCCCATGAACAGCGTTGATTTGGGCCAGCCAATGCAACAATGGAGGGACTTAGAGAGCGGTGAGAAGGAGGAG CAGGAAAAACTGGGTGATATTTGCATCTCCTTACGCTATGTACCCACTGCTGGGAAACTGACAGTGAACATCATGGAGGCAAAGAatctgaagaaaatggatgttgGAGGTTTATCAG ACCCATATGTGAAGATCGTTCTGCAACAAAATGGGAAACggattaaaaagaagaagacaacagtgaagaaaaacacactcaATCCTTACTTTAATGAGAGTTTCAGCTTTGATGTCCCTTTTGAGCAAATACAG AAAGTACAGGTTGTCATCACAGTATTCGACTATGATAAACTTGGGAGCAATGACCCCATTGGAAAGACCTTTATGGGTTATGGAGCTACAGGAGTCGGCCTGCGCCACTGGTCAGACATGCTTGCCAATCCCCGACGTCCTGTAGCTCAGTGGCACACTCTCCTGCCTGAAGAAGAAGTGGATGCAGCACTCAAAGCAAAACCTCGTTAA
- the syt5b gene encoding synaptotagmin Vb isoform X2: protein MRLVSAGVRVRRAAEPSEPESEETTEPAHHEHSHSEHHEHSHTEHHPGHDYNHMKEKFMNELSHLSIPMWAVGAIVVVVLVLVACFIFCVFKKCFGKKKKPKKVRERKAGRRRKEKEGEGEAGEKEGEVKKEGEEEEKEQEKLGKLEFSLDYNFTDAQLIVGILQAQDLAAMDMGGTSDPYVKVFLLPDKKKKYETKVQRKNLCPVFNETFIFKIPYAELGGKTLVLQVFDFDRFSKHDMIGEIKIPMNSVDLGQPMQQWRDLESGEKEEEKLGDICISLRYVPTAGKLTVNIMEAKNLKKMDVGGLSDPYVKIVLQQNGKRIKKKKTTVKKNTLNPYFNESFSFDVPFEQIQKVQVVITVFDYDKLGSNDPIGKTFMGYGATGVGLRHWSDMLANPRRPVAQWHTLLPEEEVDAALKAKPR, encoded by the exons ATGAGGCTGGTCAGTGCTGGGGTTCGAGTCCGGAGGGCCGCTGAGCCGTCTGAACCAGAATCAGAGGAAACGACGGAGCCTGCTCATCATGAGCACTCGCATTCAGAACACCATGAACACTCACATACAGAACATCACCCTGGGCATGACTACAACCACATGAAGGAAAAGTTCATGAATGAACTGAGTCATCTGTCAA TTCCCATGTGGGCAGTAGGAGCCATTGTTGTGGTGGTTCTGGTTTTGGTGGCATGCTTCATCTTCTGTGTTTTCAAGAAATGCtttggtaaaaagaaaaagccaaagAAAGTGAGGGAGAGGAAGGCAGGACGCCGCAGAAAGGAAAAGGAAGGCGAAGGAGAGGCTGGAGAGAAG GAGGGGGAGGTGAAGAAGGaaggggaagaagaggaaaaagaacaggaaaagtTGGGTAAACTGGAGTTCTCTTTGGACTACAACTTCACAGACGCCCAG CTCATCGTGGGTATCCTTCAGGCTCAGGATCTTGCTGCTATGGACATGGGGGGAACTTCAGACCCTTATGTCAAAGTTTTTCTGTTGccagacaaaaagaagaagtaTGAGACCAAGGTTCAGCGCAAAAACCTCTGCCCCGTTTTCAACGAGACTTTCATCTTCAAG ATTCCATATGCAGAGCTGGGCGGAAAGACTTTGGTGCTGCAGGTTTTTGACTTTGATcgtttctccaagcatgacatgaTTGGTGAAATAAAGATTCCCATGAACAGCGTTGATTTGGGCCAGCCAATGCAACAATGGAGGGACTTAGAGAGCGGTGAGAAGGAGGAG GAAAAACTGGGTGATATTTGCATCTCCTTACGCTATGTACCCACTGCTGGGAAACTGACAGTGAACATCATGGAGGCAAAGAatctgaagaaaatggatgttgGAGGTTTATCAG ACCCATATGTGAAGATCGTTCTGCAACAAAATGGGAAACggattaaaaagaagaagacaacagtgaagaaaaacacactcaATCCTTACTTTAATGAGAGTTTCAGCTTTGATGTCCCTTTTGAGCAAATACAG AAAGTACAGGTTGTCATCACAGTATTCGACTATGATAAACTTGGGAGCAATGACCCCATTGGAAAGACCTTTATGGGTTATGGAGCTACAGGAGTCGGCCTGCGCCACTGGTCAGACATGCTTGCCAATCCCCGACGTCCTGTAGCTCAGTGGCACACTCTCCTGCCTGAAGAAGAAGTGGATGCAGCACTCAAAGCAAAACCTCGTTAA
- the dnaaf3l gene encoding dynein assembly factor 3, axonemal: MSAGRAAEGAGCITWWGFSPARDLLHIGPERCEGDINVLLVGSGDPRHLLKTFASLQDKQSVHIWVIENSMEVVARQLLLLYLALIPQGSMGINEKTEVFLEVFGNSEIRSQTEEVLQRVASQLSLSVTETLETAVHACLNTTLLKFKERDELARIFKSWIQTRSSSSEHLTPIMSKAWDYRVRQHLGTRYDSKKGCFDWDLTMKLHEKGCGIINRQQYMRWREQGLAFEMREGVYQITNPSLLSSRVFSQKGDKVAIMGYWGDIVSSPYLSFGIETDDKSLLKTQNGQHIKTAQDISFANVQGLFQSLSSRRGCPTTSQPYTDAEEDTSIRAITINDLMHLNGISVTFLPLDSLHKLPEKQKYSQFFNTIYFSASCVHQLGPMTRQIAAPDAVLVVELAKYILDLNKEQEAGFAEKVESIAREAGFEPWHEGTGDDVHAVFKHQKK, translated from the exons aTGAGTGCTGGCCGGGCAGCTGAGGGCGCAGGCTGCATCACTTGGTGGGGCTTCAGTCCTGCGCGTGACCTGCTCCACATCG GCCCTGAGAGATGTGAAGGAGACATCAATGTTTTACTGGTGGGCAGTGGAGATCCACGACATCTTTTGAAGACCTTTGCCAGTTTGCAAGACAAACAAAGTGTCCAT ATATGGGTGATAGAAAACAGCATGGAGGTGGTTGCTagacagctgctgcttctctacCTGGCACTGATTCCCCAGGGCAGCATGGGAATTAATG AGAAGACCGAAGTTTTTCTAGAGGTGTTTGGGAACAGTGAAATCCGCAGTCAGACAGAGGAAGTACTGCAACGTGTAGCAtcacaactctctctctctgttaccGAAACACTGGAGACAGCCGTGCATGCCTGTCTGAACACAACTCTCCTTAAG TTTAAGGAGCGAGATGAACTAGCCAGGATATTCAAGTCATGGATCCAAACTCGGTCTTCATCATCAGAGCATCTTACGCCTATCATGTCCAAAGCATGGGATTATCGAGTCAGGCAGCATCTTGGGACACGCTATGACTCTAAGAAGGGCTGCTTTGACTGGGATCTTACAATGAAGCTTCATGAGAAAGGG TGTGGCATCATCAACAGACAGCAGTACATGCGATGGAGGGAACAGGGACTGGCATTCGAAATGAGAGAAGGCGTCTACCAAATAACCAATCCCAGTTTGCTGTCTTCAAGAGTGTTTAGTCAA AAAGGAGATAAAGTGGCCATCATGGGCTACTGGGGAGACATTGTTTCTAGTCCTTATCTGTCCTTTGGTATTGAAACTGATGACAAGAGTCTGCTGAAGACACAGAATGGGCAACACATCAAG ACTGCTCAGGATATCTCCTTTGCAAATGTGCAGGGATTGTTCCAGTCCCTGTCCAGCAGACGGGGCTGCCCTACTACTTCTCAGCCATACACAGATGCAGAGGAGGACACATCCATACGGGCTATCACCATTAATG ACTTGATGCATTTAAATGGGATCTCTGTCACCTTCTTACCGTTGGACTCACTTCACAAACtgccagaaaaacagaaatactcCCAATTCTTCAACACCATTTACTTCTCTGCCAG CTGCGTGCACCAGTTGGGCCCGATGACGAGACAGATTGCAGCACCAGACGCTGTGCTTGTTGTGGAGCTGGCCAA GTACATTTTGGATCTGAATAAAGAACAAGAAGCAGGCTttgcagagaaagtggaaagCATTGCTCGTGAGGCTGGATTTGAACCTTGGCACGAGGGGACCGGGGATGACGTCCACGCTGTTTTCAAACACCAGAAGAAATAG
- the LOC115798017 gene encoding troponin T, slow skeletal muscle isoform X2 → MSYLEEHGGHQEEDDEEQGEGEERPKYKPLVTQLGAPKIPEGERVDFDDIHRKRMEKDLLELQTLIEVHFEQRKKEEEELIGLKARIESRRAERAEQQRVRAEKERDRQTRIAEERQRKEDEEAKKRADDEAKKKKVLSNMGAHFGGFLAKVEQKRGKRQTAREIKKKTLAERRKPLVIENLKEDGLRERAKEMWEWIYHLESEKFDLTEKMKRQKYEINVLLNRIQHAQKFKKGHGKGKVGGRWK, encoded by the exons ATGTCTTACCTAGAAGAGCATGG AGGACATCAGGAGG AAGATGATGAGGAGCAGGGCGAGGGAG AAGAACGCCCCAAATACAA GCCATTGGTGACGCAGCTCGGTGCACCAAAAATCCCAGAGGGGGAGAGAGTTGACTTTGAT GATATCCACAGGAAAAGGATGGAAAAAGATCTTCTGGAACTACAGACACTGATTGAGGTCCACTttgagcagaggaagaaagaagaagaggagctgATCGGACTCAAAGCAAGAATT gagAGCCGGAGGGCAGAAAGAGCTGAGCAGCAGCGTGTGAGGGCTGAAAAGGAGCGGGATAGACAGACACGGATTGCG GAGGAGAGGCAGAGgaaagaggatgaagaggcAAAGAAGAGGGCGGATGATGAGGcgaaaaagaagaaagttctCTCCAACATGGGTGCTCATTTTGGAGGGTTCCTTGCAAAG GTAGAGCAGAAACGGGGCAAAAGACAAACTGCAAGGGAAATCAAAAAGAAGACTCTGGCAGAAAGACGAAAGCCACTAGTGATTGAGAACCTGAAAGAGGATGGCCTGAG aGAGCGAGCCAAGGAGATGTGGGAATGGATCTACCATCTGGAGTCAGAAAAGTTTGACCTGACTGAGAAGATGAAGAGGCAGAAATATGAG atcaatGTCCTCCTGAATAGGATCCAACATGCTCAGAAATT CAAAAAAGGACACGGCAAGGGGAAGGTTGGAGGACGCTGGAAGtga
- the LOC115798017 gene encoding troponin T, slow skeletal muscle isoform X1 has translation MIIIIIFKSTDLLFHCFSGGHVEEERPKYKPLVTQLGAPKIPEGERVDFDDIHRKRMEKDLLELQTLIEVHFEQRKKEEEELIGLKARIESRRAERAEQQRVRAEKERDRQTRIAEERQRKEDEEAKKRADDEAKKKKVLSNMGAHFGGFLAKVEQKRGKRQTAREIKKKTLAERRKPLVIENLKEDGLRERAKEMWEWIYHLESEKFDLTEKMKRQKYEINVLLNRIQHAQKFKKGHGKGKVGGRWK, from the exons atgataattattattatttttaaatccactgATTTACTGTTTCATTGCTTTTCTGGCGGCCACGTTGAAGAAGAACGCCCCAAATACAA GCCATTGGTGACGCAGCTCGGTGCACCAAAAATCCCAGAGGGGGAGAGAGTTGACTTTGAT GATATCCACAGGAAAAGGATGGAAAAAGATCTTCTGGAACTACAGACACTGATTGAGGTCCACTttgagcagaggaagaaagaagaagaggagctgATCGGACTCAAAGCAAGAATT gagAGCCGGAGGGCAGAAAGAGCTGAGCAGCAGCGTGTGAGGGCTGAAAAGGAGCGGGATAGACAGACACGGATTGCG GAGGAGAGGCAGAGgaaagaggatgaagaggcAAAGAAGAGGGCGGATGATGAGGcgaaaaagaagaaagttctCTCCAACATGGGTGCTCATTTTGGAGGGTTCCTTGCAAAG GTAGAGCAGAAACGGGGCAAAAGACAAACTGCAAGGGAAATCAAAAAGAAGACTCTGGCAGAAAGACGAAAGCCACTAGTGATTGAGAACCTGAAAGAGGATGGCCTGAG aGAGCGAGCCAAGGAGATGTGGGAATGGATCTACCATCTGGAGTCAGAAAAGTTTGACCTGACTGAGAAGATGAAGAGGCAGAAATATGAG atcaatGTCCTCCTGAATAGGATCCAACATGCTCAGAAATT CAAAAAAGGACACGGCAAGGGGAAGGTTGGAGGACGCTGGAAGtga
- the LOC115798388 gene encoding C-type lectin lectoxin-Lio2-like — protein MAALLVILLLTSGYVTLCSQIHREYYLVNVATTWNEAQSYCRNSYTDLATVGSGDDMQRLVNTVAASGVTEEVWIDFASSWFNIVFQTKNWINAQQDCRLNNKDLSSVRSQTENLALQQIINDTFNGTSSSVWIGLFRDEWKWSDQSNSSFRSWASGQPNNDGIQSKFQGASVQWRVQPDGNIFHKEEKKTVKGTC, from the exons ATGGCTGCTCTTCTAGTGATTTTGTTGCTAACTTCGG GCTATGTTACTTTGTGTTCTCAAATTCACCGGGAGTACTACCTGGTAAATGTGGCTACAACATGGAACGAGGCCCAGAGTTACTGCAGGAACAGCTACACTGACCTCGCCACCGTTGGCAGCGGTGATGATATGCAGAGGCTGGTGAACACGGTAGCAGCCagtggtgtgacagaggaggtcTGGATTG ATTTTGCCTCCAGCTGGTTCAATATTGTTTTTCAAACGAAAAATTGGATAAATGCTCAGCAGGACTGCCGACTGAATAATAAAGACTTGAGCAGCGTGAGGAGCCAGACTGAAAATCTGGCACTGCAGCAAATAATCAATGACACTTTCAACGGCACCTCATCCTCGGTGTGGATCGGTTTGTTCAGAGATGAGTGGAAATGGTCAGACCAGAGCAACAGCTCCTTCAGATCCTGGGCCAGTGGTCAGCCAAATAATGATGGA ATCCAGTCAAAGTTCCAGGGTGCCAGCGTTCAATGGAGAGTCCAGCCTGATGGGAACATTTTCCataaggaggagaagaagacagTCAAGGGCACCTGTTAG